A portion of the Longimicrobiales bacterium genome contains these proteins:
- a CDS encoding ABC transporter permease — MFNELRFAIRGLARTPGFTAVAILTLALGIGATTAVFTLVDSVLLRALPYPDSDRILSIRHEGRGGEDELPISTGLYLLYRDHARSLSSIAMQGNAVMNITGDNDAERVTGAVVTPSIHDVLQTNPTMGRRLLESDGEPGADPVVVLSHAYWQSRFGGDPSVLNTTLIMNGVARQIVGIMPRGFAHPDAESRFWIPLTIDPANAPLAAFGAEGIARMADGVSIETARADIDGIIGRLEELVPDDAATVGFLREVRIASVVDTLKNVVVGNVSRVMWTLLGMVGFVLLIACANVANLLLVRAESRQRELAVRQALGASRAAIARPFLAESLALGVVGGALGIGIAALAVRTTTALAPADLPRMSEVGIDVRVLAFTAVISLLAAVSFGMFPVLRYGRGELSGALKEGGVRGATSGRERHRVRNTLVIAQVMLALVLLIGSGLMFRSFIALMAVDPGFEQEGILAVQLAVPTAEVEDPAAVADFYRQLYDRIRAQPGVRSVGATGSVPLGGQVSFVTHSIEDYPTADNELPPLAFFTNADVGYFETLGISIEEGRPLTSSDGAAQFRGVVVSRAYAQRWWPEASAIGRRIGAGPGDLWEIVGIAENVRIRGLQEDPEELVYMPMQVGPADAAQSVRTREVVIRVDGDPIAFLPILRRELTELNARIPLSNPRTMQDVMRVAAAETSFTMAVLGSASVVALLLGLIGIYGVVSYIVTQRTRELGVRMALGAQRSSVRGLVVRQGLVLGGIGVAAGLALAFTASRLIESLLFGVSARDPVTYGAVSLALLAIAALASWIPAQRAAAVDPAIALRHD; from the coding sequence ATGTTCAACGAACTGCGCTTTGCCATCCGCGGTCTGGCCCGCACGCCGGGCTTCACCGCAGTCGCCATACTGACGCTCGCGCTCGGGATCGGCGCGACGACAGCGGTCTTCACGCTCGTGGACTCCGTGCTGCTGCGCGCGCTGCCGTATCCCGATTCGGACCGGATCCTGTCGATCCGCCACGAGGGCCGGGGCGGGGAGGACGAGCTGCCGATCTCGACGGGGTTGTACCTGCTGTACCGGGATCATGCACGCTCGCTCTCATCGATCGCGATGCAGGGCAACGCCGTGATGAACATCACGGGCGACAACGACGCGGAGCGCGTCACCGGCGCCGTGGTAACGCCATCGATCCACGATGTCCTTCAGACGAATCCCACGATGGGCCGGCGTCTGCTGGAGAGCGATGGCGAGCCGGGCGCGGACCCTGTCGTCGTGCTGAGTCACGCGTACTGGCAGTCGCGCTTCGGCGGCGATCCATCGGTACTGAACACGACGCTGATCATGAACGGCGTAGCGCGTCAGATCGTCGGCATCATGCCGCGCGGGTTCGCGCACCCGGACGCGGAATCCCGGTTCTGGATTCCGCTGACGATCGATCCTGCGAATGCGCCGCTGGCGGCGTTCGGTGCCGAGGGAATCGCACGAATGGCCGACGGCGTGAGCATCGAGACGGCGCGCGCCGACATTGATGGCATCATCGGTCGTCTGGAGGAGCTGGTACCGGACGACGCGGCGACGGTGGGCTTCCTGCGCGAGGTGAGGATCGCCAGCGTGGTCGACACGCTGAAGAACGTGGTGGTCGGTAACGTGAGCCGCGTGATGTGGACGCTGCTGGGAATGGTCGGGTTCGTCCTGCTGATCGCGTGCGCGAACGTGGCGAACCTGCTGCTGGTGCGCGCGGAAAGCCGGCAGCGGGAGCTGGCGGTGCGGCAGGCGCTCGGCGCGAGCCGGGCAGCGATAGCGCGGCCGTTCCTGGCGGAGAGTCTGGCGCTGGGCGTCGTCGGTGGTGCGCTGGGCATCGGAATCGCCGCTCTTGCCGTGCGCACGACCACTGCGCTGGCACCTGCCGATCTGCCGAGAATGTCGGAAGTGGGTATCGACGTGCGTGTGCTCGCGTTCACTGCAGTGATCTCGCTGCTGGCGGCGGTGTCGTTCGGCATGTTCCCGGTGCTGCGGTACGGCCGGGGTGAGCTGTCGGGCGCGCTGAAGGAGGGCGGCGTGCGCGGCGCGACTTCCGGCCGCGAACGACACAGGGTGCGCAACACGCTCGTGATCGCGCAGGTCATGCTCGCACTGGTGCTCCTCATCGGATCCGGTCTCATGTTCCGCAGCTTCATCGCACTCATGGCTGTAGACCCCGGCTTCGAGCAGGAGGGCATACTCGCCGTGCAGCTGGCAGTGCCCACCGCGGAGGTGGAGGACCCCGCTGCGGTCGCGGACTTCTATCGTCAGTTGTACGATCGCATTCGTGCGCAGCCGGGCGTCCGTTCAGTCGGTGCGACCGGGAGTGTACCGCTCGGCGGCCAGGTCAGCTTCGTCACGCATTCGATCGAGGATTATCCGACTGCCGACAACGAGCTGCCGCCGCTCGCATTCTTCACGAACGCGGACGTCGGTTACTTCGAGACGCTCGGCATCTCGATCGAAGAGGGCCGTCCGCTGACGTCGAGCGACGGCGCCGCGCAGTTCCGCGGTGTCGTGGTGAGCCGTGCGTATGCGCAGCGCTGGTGGCCGGAGGCCAGTGCCATAGGCCGGCGGATCGGCGCAGGGCCGGGAGACCTGTGGGAGATCGTCGGTATCGCGGAAAACGTGCGGATCCGCGGGCTCCAGGAGGATCCCGAAGAACTGGTATACATGCCGATGCAGGTCGGGCCGGCGGATGCAGCACAGTCCGTGCGGACGCGCGAGGTCGTGATCCGTGTCGACGGCGACCCCATTGCCTTCCTACCGATCCTGCGTCGCGAGCTGACCGAGCTGAATGCGCGCATCCCCCTGTCGAACCCGCGCACCATGCAGGACGTGATGCGCGTTGCCGCGGCGGAGACATCGTTCACGATGGCAGTGCTCGGCTCCGCGTCGGTGGTCGCACTGCTGCTGGGGCTGATCGGTATTTACGGCGTCGTCTCCTACATCGTGACGCAGCGCACGAGAGAGCTGGGCGTGCGCATGGCGCTCGGCGCGCAGCGGTCGTCCGTGCGCGGCCTCGTCGTGCGGCAGGGCCTGGTGCTGGGTGGCATCGGGGTCGCCGCGGGGCTGGCGCTCGCGTTCACCGCCAGTCGCCTGATCGAGTCTCTGCTGTTCGGCGTGAGCGCACGGGACCCCGTGACGTACGGAGCGGTATCGCTTGCCCTGCTGGCGATCGCCGCGCTCGCGAGCTGGATTCCGGCGCAGCGCGCGGCGGCGGTGGATCCGGCGATCGCACTGCGTCACGACTGA